Proteins co-encoded in one Bacteroidales bacterium genomic window:
- a CDS encoding MFS transporter: MNISSRNFYLLSLIKVSHWFMLVMPIIVLFYQSNHLSMHEIFILQSIYSISIVVFEIPSGYIADVIGRKKTILIGAWLGLLGYIIYSFTEGFWSFVFAEITLGIGQSMISGADSAMLYDSLRDDQNEKAYLKLEGRIISIGNFAEAIAGIIGGLLAIYSLRYPYYGQVIISAIAIPAAILLKEPHCSNIRIALGWKQIFNVVKYSIKTQVLFWNILYSSFIGVSTLTMAWFVQPWFIMNTVPAAYFGILWTLLNLTVGIASLFSYKIQHTFGEKKVHLFFNFIIIIGFLALGWLPFWSGIILLFIFYIARGIATPILKNNINQFTPSNIRATVLSIRNFFIRIVFSVVGPILGYLSDKLSLKYSLTIGGIILGFVIILSFIFFLKNIYLKLTKEVFEY; encoded by the coding sequence CCCATTGGTTCATGCTCGTAATGCCCATAATCGTTCTATTTTATCAAAGCAACCATCTTAGTATGCACGAAATATTTATTCTTCAAAGTATTTATTCTATATCGATTGTTGTTTTTGAAATACCTTCTGGTTACATTGCCGATGTGATTGGCCGAAAAAAAACCATCCTCATTGGTGCATGGCTCGGCTTATTAGGTTACATTATTTATTCCTTTACAGAAGGTTTTTGGAGTTTTGTTTTTGCTGAAATAACTCTTGGTATTGGACAAAGCATGATATCCGGAGCCGATTCTGCAATGCTTTACGACAGCTTAAGAGATGACCAGAATGAAAAAGCATACCTAAAGCTCGAAGGGCGTATTATTTCTATAGGCAATTTTGCCGAAGCTATAGCTGGAATAATCGGAGGTTTGCTGGCTATATATAGCCTTCGATATCCGTATTACGGTCAAGTAATAATTTCTGCAATAGCAATACCTGCTGCTATTTTATTAAAAGAACCTCATTGTAGTAATATCCGAATTGCATTAGGATGGAAACAAATATTTAATGTTGTTAAATACTCTATTAAAACACAAGTCTTATTTTGGAATATCCTTTATTCTTCGTTTATAGGAGTATCAACATTAACTATGGCTTGGTTTGTCCAGCCTTGGTTTATTATGAATACTGTTCCTGCTGCTTATTTTGGTATTTTGTGGACGTTACTGAATCTAACTGTTGGCATAGCATCGTTATTCTCATATAAAATACAACATACTTTTGGTGAAAAAAAGGTACATTTATTTTTTAATTTTATTATCATTATCGGATTTTTAGCTTTAGGCTGGTTACCTTTTTGGTCAGGAATAATTTTATTGTTTATTTTTTATATCGCCCGTGGAATAGCCACACCTATTTTAAAAAATAACATAAATCAATTTACGCCATCTAATATTCGGGCTACAGTACTTTCAATTCGCAACTTTTTTATTCGTATTGTTTTCTCAGTTGTAGGACCCATATTAGGCTATTTATCAGACAAACTTAGCTTAAAATATTCGCTCACCATCGGAGGTATTATTTTAGGATTTGTCATTATCTTAAGCTTTATTTTCTTTTTAAAAAACATTTATTTAAAACTTACTAAAGAAGTTTTTGAATATTGA